GCAAGGAACTTGCCTCCGGGACCGCCATCGGCAGATAAAGCCCTCTTTCGCTCAAGCTATGCCGGTTGAACTCTCGCCCTACACATCCCGTACTTTATTCGGAGTGTGTAGGGCGAATGTAGGACCGGCGTAAGTTCCAGCGCTGAGGGCGGAAAAGGGGCTCTTTCTTAAAGTGTGCTCAATAGACCGCGCATCTCCTGACGACCTGGTGGCTGGCGGAACTGGCGCGGATGATGTACACTCCCGCGGGAACCCGCTTTCCCTGCTCGTTCCGGCTGTCCCAGAACCAGACGCCGCCGTGTTTCAAGTCTTCCGGAGCGCCGCGGACAAGTCTGCCCCGAAGGTCGTAAACTCCGAGGGAGAAGAGCTCCGGGGAATTGGAGTTCAGCCTGACAAAGGTCCCCTCCTTAAAGGGATTGGGGGAGATCTCCAATGTGCCGGCCGCTGGCGGGATGGGGTCGTCAACAGCCAAACCCTCCACCCAGACATCCCAAACAACGTCATGGCTCCATTCCGCGTTGCTGACCCTGCAGGTTACGGTGTAGGCGCCGTCGGAGAAAGTGGTCTCAAAGATGAAATCCGTGCTGCCGGGTTGAGGGACGTCGTTCACAAACCACTCGTAAGTGATGATGTGGTTTTGGGATGAGGCTTCCACGATGAACATCTGCGGATGGCCTTCAGCGCAGTAATACAGTGTGGAATCAGGCGGTGTGGTGGTTCCGATGGAAAGGTCCAATACGCGCAGAGTGTCGATGGTGACCGGCGTGATGGGCCGGTCGTTGGCATCCACGGGCACAAGTCCGATGTCCAAAACCACGTCCAGGCCCTGCAACACCTTGCCGAAGATGGCGTAATTTCCGTCCAGATGGGGCGCCGGGGCCAGGGTGATGTAGTATTGGGAGCCGGCGGAATTTGGATCTGCGGAACGGGCCATGGCCAGAATACCGGCCTGGTCGTGATGAAACCCCGGATAGATCTCCAGGGGAATGGTGTAGCCGGGGCCGCCGTAACCGGTTCCGTATGGGCATCCGTCCTGGATCACGAAGCCCGCCACCACGCGGTGGAAGATCAGGTCGTTGTAAAATCCGCTGTTGGCCAGATCCAGGAAATTGTTGCCCGTGATCGGAGTCTGCTGCTCATAGATCTCGGCGGTGAAACTGCCCATGGATGTGCTCCAGCGGGCGAAATGCAGCGCGCCGAGGCCACCGCAAACGGCCAGCAGCGCGCAACAGGAAATCATGAAGGCCACATTTCTCATGGCATACCTTCCTCGTTGTTTATAGGGTCTATTTGGTCTCAGGCAAACAGGGTTCGGATGAATTCGCCGTTTTCCAGATACCCATGGGATCCGGCTTTGGCGCTCTCCTCATCGTAGCGGTCAACGGAATCAGGCCCCTCTCCGGGTTTGTAGATCACGAAGGGAACCGGATCGTGGACGTGGCCGCGGGTTGATACGGGGGTCGGATGATCGGGTAACAGGGCAATGGCCACCGGTTCGGCAAAGTTTTGAAGTGCGGACATGATGGGACCGACCACACGGGCATCGATGGCTTCGATGCATTTGGTTTTGAGGGAGGCGTTGCCTTCGTGGCCTGCCTCGTCCGCGGCCTCGATATGCAGATACACCATGTCCACCTCGCGGATCGCCTCCAAGGCGGCGGCCACCTTGCCTTCGTAATTGGTGTCGTAAAGCCCCGTGGCTCCCTCAACGTGGATGACCCGGAATCCGGCATAGACCCCGATCCCGTGGAGCAGATCGACCGCGGAGATCACGGCTCCGGTTTTGCCAAACAGCTCCTGATAGGTCCGCATGCGGGGTTTTTTTCCCGCCGACCAGAACCAGGCCGAATTGGCAGGGTCCTTTCCGGCGGCTTTGCGGGCCAGATTTACTGGATGATCTTTCAGCAGAGCTTGGGAACGGATGATCAGATCGGTGAGCAGTGACGCTGTCTCGATTCCGGAAGCTGAGGTCGCAACCGGAAGAACATCTCGCCAGGGCGAGCCCGGAACGTCATGGGGCGGAGTCAGGCTGATCGCGGGATCGCCGTTCTTGAGCACCAATAGGTGGCGATAGCTGACTCCGGGGTGAAAAGTGACAATCTCGCTGCCCAGTTCGGCGTTCAGGTGTTCGATAAGCAGCCTGGCTTCGGGGGTGCTGATATGGCCAGCCGAATGGTTCTTGATCTTTGCGTCCTCCAGGCAAAGCAGGTTGCAGCGCATGGCCAGATCAGCATCGCCAATGACCACGCCCATGGCGGCGCCTTCCAAAACACCACGGCCCTGATAAACTTCACGCACGTCATAGCCCAAGACTGACAGGTTCGCCACTTCGGAGCCGGCTGGCATGTCCGGGGGCACGGTGCTGAGAATTCCGCTCCGGCCGAGTTTGGCCAGGCGGTCCATGTTCGGCTTCTGAGCGGCCATCAGCGGTGTTTTGCCACCCAGTTCCTCCAGCAGATAGTCCGCCATGCCGTCACCAAGTATGATCATGTATTTCATATGCTTTAGTGGTTGTCTTGCAAGTATTGCTTGAATACGCTATATGCAAATTCAAGCGGAACAATGGTTTCCGGTTTATCATCCAGCCCCTGTAAAGAGGGCGGAAGCTCAGGATCGAGGTCCAGCAGTTCGCGGATCTTTTCCGGAAACTTGGCCGGATGGGCTGTTTCCAGGGACACGCAAACCTTGTCTGCGTCCTCCGGATGGGCTTCCAGATAGCGCTGCAAACCGGCCCAACCCACGGCTCCGTGAGGCTCGAGCAGCACCCTGTGTTTTTCCCAAGTGTTTACAATGGTGGCCTCTGTCTCCCGGTCGTTTATGCTGATCGCGAAGAGATCCCTGTGCAACCAAGCCTGGTCGGGTTGTTTATGGATCATTCCCTTTTCGTCCATCTGCCCGCCGTAGAGGGCGATGAGGCGGGCCACATTGCTGGGATGGCCGACGTTCATGGCGCTGGAAATGCAGTTGCGGGAGGGGGCGATGACCTTATACATTCCGGTGTCCATGAAGATGGGGAATTCGTCGTTCTCGTTGGTTGCCACCACGAAGCGATGGACAGGCAGGCCCATGCGGGATGCGATCAGGCCGCCCATCAAGTCTCCGAAATTGCCAGAGGGTACGCTGAACACGATCTTTTCCCCCGGCCGGGCCAATCGTGAATAGG
This genomic stretch from Candidatus Syntrophosphaera sp. harbors:
- a CDS encoding cofactor-independent phosphoglycerate mutase, which translates into the protein MKYMIILGDGMADYLLEELGGKTPLMAAQKPNMDRLAKLGRSGILSTVPPDMPAGSEVANLSVLGYDVREVYQGRGVLEGAAMGVVIGDADLAMRCNLLCLEDAKIKNHSAGHISTPEARLLIEHLNAELGSEIVTFHPGVSYRHLLVLKNGDPAISLTPPHDVPGSPWRDVLPVATSASGIETASLLTDLIIRSQALLKDHPVNLARKAAGKDPANSAWFWSAGKKPRMRTYQELFGKTGAVISAVDLLHGIGVYAGFRVIHVEGATGLYDTNYEGKVAAALEAIREVDMVYLHIEAADEAGHEGNASLKTKCIEAIDARVVGPIMSALQNFAEPVAIALLPDHPTPVSTRGHVHDPVPFVIYKPGEGPDSVDRYDEESAKAGSHGYLENGEFIRTLFA
- a CDS encoding threonine synthase codes for the protein NVRIISIDGKFDDCQALVKRAFNDPELDYLKLSSANSINIGRLIPQTVYYFYAYSRLARPGEKIVFSVPSGNFGDLMGGLIASRMGLPVHRFVVATNENDEFPIFMDTGMYKVIAPSRNCISSAMNVGHPSNVARLIALYGGQMDEKGMIHKQPDQAWLHRDLFAISINDRETEATIVNTWEKHRVLLEPHGAVGWAGLQRYLEAHPEDADKVCVSLETAHPAKFPEKIRELLDLDPELPPSLQGLDDKPETIVPLEFAYSVFKQYLQDNH
- a CDS encoding peptidylprolyl isomerase, which translates into the protein MISCCALLAVCGGLGALHFARWSTSMGSFTAEIYEQQTPITGNNFLDLANSGFYNDLIFHRVVAGFVIQDGCPYGTGYGGPGYTIPLEIYPGFHHDQAGILAMARSADPNSAGSQYYITLAPAPHLDGNYAIFGKVLQGLDVVLDIGLVPVDANDRPITPVTIDTLRVLDLSIGTTTPPDSTLYYCAEGHPQMFIVEASSQNHIITYEWFVNDVPQPGSTDFIFETTFSDGAYTVTCRVSNAEWSHDVVWDVWVEGLAVDDPIPPAAGTLEISPNPFKEGTFVRLNSNSPELFSLGVYDLRGRLVRGAPEDLKHGGVWFWDSRNEQGKRVPAGVYIIRASSASHQVVRRCAVY